The following coding sequences lie in one Raphanus sativus cultivar WK10039 unplaced genomic scaffold, ASM80110v3 Scaffold6387, whole genome shotgun sequence genomic window:
- the LOC130507838 gene encoding putative F-box protein At5g62660: MVKYLSLSSARRRNDFVAAPEISFDLMIEILSRLPVKSLMRFKCVSKLWSSLIRSRYFSNLYLKVASSPSRLMRPLGVYMSLNLSLTSDGHYNCDSMEFCRNTEKFELLSLRLSLSSSNSDESSLEQDLTFPGMGGYNMVSLRGLILYTVCRKACIYNPSTRQSLTLPAVKSNIFAQQERNKHVFYFFGHDHVHDQYKIVCNVVVISRDYKKIITNEFWVFVLEPRGFWKRIEYDDQPHLPTKQGLCINGVIYYLASNPTCHVYCFDVRSEEFRVIQAPHSEYQHCKSLGFIEHGGKPAI; encoded by the coding sequence ATGGTTAAGTATCTGTCTCTGAGTTCGGCTAGAAGAAGAAACGACTTCGTGGCAGCGCCAGAGATTTCTTTTGATCTCATGATTGAAATCCTGAGTAGATTGCCTGTTAAATCGCTTATGAGGTTCAAGTGTGTCTCAAAGCTCTGGTCTTCTCTGATCCGTTCTCGATATTTTAGCAACCTTTATCTCAAGGTCGCATCATCTCCATCGCGACTGATGCGACCACTTGGTGTATACATGAGTTTGAATTTGAGTTTGACTTCGGATGGACACTACAATTGTGATTCGATGGAGTTTTGCCGCAACACTGAAAAGTTTGAACTGCTATCCTTAAGGTTATCTTTGTCGTCTAGTAATAGTGATGAATCATCGTTAGAACAAGATTTGACTTTCCCAGGGATGGGAGGATACAATATGGTATCTCTTCGCGGTTTGATTTTATACACTGTTTGCAGAAAAGCATGTATCTATAATCCCTCCACTAGACAAAGCTTAACCTTACCCGCAGTCAAATCCAACATTTTTGCTCAGCAAGAACGTAATAAGCATGTCTTCTACTTTTTCGGACATGATCATGTTCATGATCAATACAAAATAGTCTGCAATGTTGTGGTAATCTCGCGAGATTACAAGAAGATAATAACCAACGAGTTTTGGGTCTTTGTACTGGAACCCAGAGGTTTTTGGAAAAGAATCGAGTATGATGATCAACCTCACCTTCCAACAAAACAAGGACTCTGCATCAACGGAGTTATATATTATCTGGCTTCCAATCCTACATGTCATGTTTACTGTTTTGACGTTAGGTCCGAAGAGT